The following coding sequences lie in one Chelmon rostratus isolate fCheRos1 chromosome 2, fCheRos1.pri, whole genome shotgun sequence genomic window:
- the LOC121617784 gene encoding potassium voltage-gated channel subfamily A member 10 yields MEVPLVNFENMDDVGINLGDPNDSGYPTSPTSEAPDQNLLPHRLTSPQQSPHRGRRGHQSGQEGLSPSTPPTLTTKANSSSGSLISNLKLLINSESPTDSVFSKMAKDCYENEDLFEKHCMEEKDEKVVINVSGLMFETQLSTLNKFPETLLGDPMKRISYFDPMRNEYFFDRNRPSFDGILYYYQSGGRIRRPANVPLDVFANEIVFYELGHEAMEQFREDEGFIKEPEVLLPTNELQRQFWLLFEYPESSSAAKSVALVSVFVIVISIFIFCLETLPEFREDSDFLPGLTQIINGTQDSSAPHPATKDLIAYFTDPFFIVETICIIWFCFEVGVRFVVCPSKSDFFNNIMNIIDIVSIIPYFVTLGTELATTPDDDVNSGQNMSLAILRIIRLVRVFRIFKLSRHSKGLQILGQTLKASMRELGLLIFFLFIGVILFSSAIYFAEVDEPQTQFVSIPDGFWWAVVTMTTVGYGDMCPITMGGKMVGTLCAIAGVLTIALPVPVIVSNFNYFYHRETEQEEKQIMDAAAEAAQKMSAASKYGSTPSLNKSNGTWQNEKNGMH; encoded by the coding sequence ATGGAGGTGCCGCTGGTCAATTTTGAAAACATGGATGATGTCGGCATCAACCTGGGGGACCCAAATGACTCCGGATACCCAACCTCACCCACCTCAGAGGCCCCCGATCAGAATCTCTTACCCCACCGTTTGACTTCTCCTCAACAGTCGCCACATAGAGGACGCCGTGGGCATCAGTCTGGTCAAGAAGGGTTGTCACCGTCCACTCCTCCGACTCTGACCACGAAAGCAAACTCCAGCAGTGGCAGCTTGATCTCTAATCTGAAGCTCCTGATCAACAGTGAGTCTCCCACCGACAGCGTCTTCAGTAAGATGGCGAAGGATTGCTATGAGAATGAAGATTTGTTTGAGAAGCACTGCATggaagagaaagatgagaagGTCGTCATCAATGTTTCTGGGCTGATGTTCGAGACACAGCTCAGCACCCTGAATAAGTTTCCAGAGACGCTGCTCGGTGACCCCATGAAGAGGATTAGCTACTTCGACCCAATGAGAAACGAGTACTTTTTTGACAGGAACCGCCCGTCTTTCGATGGTATTCTGTACTACTATCAGTCAGGGGGGAGAATCCGCAGACCGGCCAATGTTCCCTTAGATGTCTTTGCGAATGAAATCGTTTTCTATGAGTTGGGTCATGAAGCGATGGAGCAGTTCCGCGAAGACGAAGGGTTTATCAAAGAACCAGAGGTCCTTTTGCCCACCAACGAACTCCAGCGACAATTCTGGCTCCTGTTTGAATACCCAGAAAGCTCCAGCGCGGCCAAATCTGTAGCtctggtgtctgtgtttgtcatcGTCAtttccatcttcatcttctgcCTAGAGACTCTGCCAGAGTTCAGAGAAGACAGTGACTTCCTCCCGGGTTTAACCCAAATCATTAACGGGACCCAAGACAGTTCTGCCCCTCATCCCGCCACTAAAGACCTGATAGCGTATTTCACAGACCCCTTTTTCATTGTGGAGACTATTTGCATCATTTGGTTCTGCTTTGAAGTCGGTGTCCGTTTTGTGGTGTGCCCCAGCAAAAGTGACTTCTTCAATAACATCATGAATATCATTGACATAGTTTCTATAATTCCCTACTTCGTAACCCTGGGAACAGAGCTGGCTACGACccctgatgatgatgtgaaCTCTGGTCAGAACATGTCCCTGGCAATCCTAAGAATCATCCGTCTGGTGAGagttttcagaatttttaaGCTCTCCCGACACTCGAAAGGGCTTCAGATCTTGGGTCAGACCTTGAAAGCCAGCATGAGGGAACTTGGGCTGCTCATCTTCTTCCTTTTTATAGGAGTCATCCTGTTCTCAAGTGCCATCTACTTTGCAGAAGTGGATGAGCCCCAGACGCAGTTTGTTAGCATCCCTGACGGCTTCTGGTGGGCTGTGGTGACGATGACCACCGTGGGATATGGAGACATGTGCCCCATCACAATGGGAGGCAAAATGGTCGGCACCCTCTGTGCCATTGCCGGTGTCCTGACCATCGCCTTGCCCGTCCCTGTCATCGTCTCCAACTTTAACTATTTCTACCACCGTGAAactgagcaggaggagaagcagatAATGGATGCGGCGGCGGAGGCTGCCCAGAAAATGTCAGCTGCAAGCAAGTACGGGAGCACGCCTTCACTAAACAAAAGTAACGGCACCTGGCAGAATGAGAAAAACGGCATGCACTGA